From one Mesomycoplasma ovipneumoniae genomic stretch:
- a CDS encoding valine--tRNA ligase, whose product MENKYNHKTVEKNRNQKWLDKRFFYASTNPKKPFSIISPPPNVTGHLHLGHAWNIFIQDSLIRFHKLQGFDVLLLPCVDHAGIATQAKVEAFLAEKNISKFDLGRQKFIQKCYEWKDRQYLKIKEQWNKLGIAFDYSKERFTLDSEAQVAVSNFFIKLWEKKLIYRGKRAINWDPKLQTALSNIEVINKPVNQKMYYLKYFLRDSSEFLTVATTRIETISSDVVLAVNPKDKRYSGFIGKEVIHPLTKKIIKIIGDSNVAQDFGSGVMKVSAHSILDFEILEKNGLSAEDCIDDYGNLNKNTLEFEGKNRFEARDLIAKKLDNEDLLIKVEDVVSNVGFSQRSGEIVEILKKPQWFVKMDELAQSLISHLNSKDKILFYPRGFEKNLRKWFDKIHDWTISRQLWWGHRIPVWYKNDEFKVQITSPGQGWTQDPDVLDTWFSSGISTFSFLGWPNNSELIKSYFPTNLLVTGWDILFFWVARMYFSSLFVMDKKPFEKVLLHGLIRDEEGRKMSKSLGNGIDPMEIIEKYGSDSLRQMLLFNSSPGKDIRFSIEKLNSAWNLSNKLWNIAKYIKSLDNSYRKPDFIDFWMEGKIYDFKKQIVKNIKKYNFSVIGTEINNFIFGDFSSRYIELIKTRQNGFYARKLLKSVLIILHPFMPFLTDFLMEEIFDEEILEQKMPRVRQFSDNQKVENILEIIDSLRFYRENLQISKKIMLEFCVLDAEFQKEEIEIISKLVFGKWVPNNEFIIKTKKFKISLKIPDEVKKAQEENDKKEIQFLKSEILRAETLLSNQKFVEKAPKEKVEQEREKLKKFKEKLEFYEKK is encoded by the coding sequence ATGGAAAATAAATATAATCATAAAACAGTTGAAAAAAATAGAAACCAAAAATGACTTGATAAGCGTTTTTTTTATGCTAGCACAAATCCAAAAAAACCTTTTTCCATCATAAGTCCGCCCCCAAATGTTACAGGACACTTGCATTTAGGTCATGCTTGAAATATTTTTATTCAAGATTCCTTGATTAGATTTCATAAACTTCAAGGTTTTGATGTACTTTTATTGCCTTGTGTTGATCATGCTGGAATTGCTACTCAGGCAAAAGTTGAAGCTTTTTTAGCCGAAAAAAATATCTCTAAATTCGACTTAGGCCGCCAAAAATTTATCCAAAAATGCTATGAGTGAAAAGATCGGCAATATCTAAAAATCAAAGAACAGTGAAATAAATTAGGAATTGCCTTTGATTATTCCAAAGAAAGATTTACGCTTGACAGTGAGGCTCAGGTCGCTGTTTCAAATTTTTTTATCAAATTATGAGAAAAAAAATTGATTTATCGCGGAAAAAGAGCGATAAATTGGGATCCAAAATTACAAACCGCACTTTCAAATATTGAGGTTATCAACAAACCTGTAAATCAAAAAATGTACTATTTAAAGTACTTTTTGAGAGACTCAAGCGAATTTTTGACCGTGGCAACAACAAGAATTGAGACTATTTCGTCCGACGTTGTTCTAGCCGTAAATCCAAAAGATAAAAGATATTCAGGCTTTATTGGCAAAGAAGTTATTCATCCTTTGACTAAAAAAATCATAAAAATTATTGGCGATTCAAATGTTGCCCAAGATTTTGGCTCTGGTGTCATGAAAGTTTCGGCTCATTCAATTTTAGACTTTGAAATTCTAGAAAAAAACGGCCTTTCTGCCGAAGATTGCATTGATGACTATGGTAATTTAAATAAAAATACCCTTGAATTTGAAGGTAAAAATCGATTTGAGGCCAGAGATTTAATCGCAAAAAAACTTGACAATGAAGACCTTTTAATTAAAGTCGAAGACGTTGTTTCAAATGTCGGCTTTTCACAAAGAAGTGGCGAAATTGTCGAAATTCTTAAAAAACCACAGTGATTTGTCAAAATGGATGAACTAGCTCAGTCTTTAATTTCCCACCTGAATTCAAAAGATAAAATTTTATTTTACCCACGCGGATTTGAGAAAAATTTAAGAAAATGATTCGATAAAATCCACGACTGAACTATTTCGCGCCAACTTTGATGAGGTCACAGAATCCCTGTTTGGTATAAAAATGACGAATTTAAGGTTCAAATAACATCACCTGGCCAAGGTTGAACTCAAGATCCAGACGTTCTTGATACTTGATTTTCATCAGGAATTAGCACCTTTTCTTTTTTAGGATGGCCTAATAATTCTGAATTAATTAAGTCCTATTTTCCGACAAATTTGCTCGTTACTGGGTGAGATATCTTGTTTTTCTGAGTTGCTAGAATGTATTTTTCCTCTCTTTTTGTCATGGATAAAAAACCTTTTGAAAAAGTTCTGCTTCACGGCCTTATTCGTGATGAAGAAGGGCGAAAAATGTCAAAATCACTCGGAAACGGCATTGATCCTATGGAAATAATTGAAAAATACGGCTCAGATTCTCTACGACAAATGCTTCTTTTTAATTCTAGCCCGGGAAAAGATATAAGGTTTAGCATTGAAAAATTAAATTCAGCTTGAAATTTAAGCAATAAACTTTGAAATATTGCCAAATACATTAAAAGTTTAGATAATTCTTATAGAAAACCAGATTTTATCGACTTTTGAATGGAAGGTAAAATTTACGATTTTAAAAAACAAATTGTAAAAAACATTAAAAAATATAATTTTAGCGTGATTGGTACTGAAATTAATAATTTTATCTTTGGGGATTTTTCTTCTCGTTATATAGAATTAATTAAAACTAGACAAAATGGTTTTTACGCTAGAAAATTATTAAAAAGTGTTTTGATAATTTTGCACCCTTTTATGCCTTTTTTGACTGATTTTTTGATGGAAGAAATTTTTGACGAGGAAATTTTAGAACAAAAAATGCCTAGAGTTAGGCAATTTAGTGACAATCAAAAGGTCGAAAATATCCTTGAAATTATTGATAGTTTAAGATTTTACCGTGAAAATTTACAGATTTCAAAAAAAATTATGTTGGAATTTTGTGTTCTTGATGCCGAGTTCCAAAAAGAAGAAATTGAAATTATTAGTAAGTTGGTTTTTGGAAAATGGGTTCCAAACAACGAGTTTATTATCAAAACCAAAAAATTTAAAATTTCGCTTAAAATTCCTGACGAAGTAAAAAAAGCGCAAGAAGAAAACGATAAAAAAGAAATTCAGTTCTTAAAAAGCGAAATTTTAAGGGCAGAAACTTTACTTTCTAATCAAAAATTTGTCGAAAAAGCGCCTAAAGAAAAAGTTGAACAAGAACGCGAAAAACTTAAGAAATTTAAAGAAAAATTAGAATTTTACGAAAAAAAATAG
- a CDS encoding substrate-specific component FolT of folate ECF transporter, with protein MAKLTNMKISFVAIFISISVIMLIIGVRLAPFALLPNFRFSIIGLPIKITGFIFGPIVGFLTGFLSDLITFLFIPGVYSWYYTLSLSLTGFIPGVFFWFFVVQGKKWFQKDKILERLGDKIFTQKREIFNYTYHAISHNSKDANLERKMRQNLLRLQKKVAKVQAWTEEKALLNFYWISSFFVLALIASAVISTVMFNSSIDFSKARFISSKTSFLILILFGTFSMIIFLLVARFINFFRKNERYLTLVPIVAFSALHEPIASVLAAKGDVESGALNNFETAFLTHIIISPAKIWINASVIYFTARAVLPLVYKKFSYSLT; from the coding sequence ATGGCTAAACTGACGAATATGAAAATCTCTTTTGTGGCGATTTTCATATCAATTTCGGTAATTATGTTAATAATCGGGGTCAGATTGGCTCCTTTTGCTCTTTTGCCTAATTTTCGCTTTTCAATTATTGGACTGCCGATTAAAATAACGGGCTTTATTTTTGGGCCAATAGTTGGTTTTTTAACCGGTTTTTTATCAGATTTAATTACTTTTTTGTTCATTCCAGGCGTTTATTCTTGGTATTATACTCTCAGCCTTTCACTTACTGGGTTTATTCCTGGCGTTTTCTTTTGATTTTTTGTTGTTCAAGGGAAAAAATGATTCCAAAAAGACAAAATTTTAGAACGCTTAGGAGATAAAATTTTTACCCAAAAGCGAGAAATTTTTAACTACACTTATCATGCAATAAGCCATAACTCAAAAGACGCAAACTTAGAGCGAAAAATGCGGCAAAATTTGCTTAGATTACAAAAAAAAGTTGCTAAAGTCCAAGCTTGAACTGAAGAAAAAGCATTACTGAATTTTTATTGAATATCGAGCTTTTTTGTCCTGGCTTTAATAGCTTCGGCAGTTATTTCGACGGTTATGTTTAATTCTTCTATTGATTTTAGCAAAGCGCGCTTCATTTCTAGCAAAACTTCGTTTTTAATTTTGATTCTTTTTGGTACTTTTTCAATGATTATCTTCTTACTTGTTGCGCGTTTTATTAACTTTTTCCGTAAAAATGAGCGATATTTGACTCTTGTTCCAATCGTTGCATTTTCTGCCTTGCATGAGCCAATTGCAAGCGTTCTTGCTGCAAAAGGTGATGTAGAATCTGGTGCACTTAATAATTTTGAAACGGCTTTTTTGACGCATATAATTATTTCTCCTGCCAAAATTTGGATTAATGCCTCTGTTATTTATTTCACTGCAAGAGCTGTTTTACCGCTAGTTTACAAAAAATTCTCTTACTCTCTTACTTAA
- a CDS encoding MATE family efflux transporter, which translates to MWKKFAKITIPVILATLFISINNFVDNFMVSQISGGITAVGMANFWTGIVFSFIISINTIGSIIFAQYWGKKEFKLAQQVNNIRYILSFIVILFFAVLSWAFPESLLRVVQWRRGSSGLDQSIFDQAKSYLFIISFSWILFAYIVTSSGILREIGVMKVSVLFNTLTLVTNIGLNFLLIPLMGVAGSALATVISRLITSFLMYLYQLFYRKEISLSIFKMFQIERQIWKQFFARFVGMSLVTIASLIISVRSVLWSQSLPPGSIGIDDGSGFYKFWGIGFLTISGIILTIANIFFTTFASIQTSVSIVVGQNLGQNKIELAKKNAAMLKGFLFVVSVVMSVVAFIIVFAITKTDLITTGIKEQVQKGLSDYFNENNLPVDQSIIDAQKVLAVDFYLNQIFIICIVIILINPIWVQINASLTIIKAGGRANFASWWDFFTGLGQLVWQILIVLVFIPLISEVHLKLFISLTVFYLSDILKWIIFELIYLKSNWAINLTLENSALKESI; encoded by the coding sequence ATGTGGAAAAAATTTGCTAAAATTACTATTCCAGTAATTTTAGCAACGCTTTTTATTTCGATAAATAATTTTGTTGATAATTTCATGGTTTCCCAAATCAGTGGCGGAATTACGGCTGTCGGGATGGCCAATTTTTGAACAGGAATTGTTTTTTCTTTTATAATTTCGATTAACACAATCGGGTCAATTATTTTTGCCCAATACTGAGGAAAAAAAGAATTTAAACTCGCCCAACAAGTAAATAATATTAGATATATTCTTTCTTTTATTGTTATTTTATTTTTTGCCGTTCTCTCGTGAGCTTTTCCTGAAAGTCTGCTCAGGGTTGTTCAGTGGAGACGGGGTTCGTCAGGTTTAGACCAGAGTATTTTTGATCAGGCAAAAAGTTACTTATTTATAATAAGTTTTTCTTGAATCTTGTTTGCCTACATTGTCACTTCCTCAGGAATTCTGCGCGAAATTGGCGTAATGAAAGTTTCTGTTCTTTTTAACACTTTGACTTTAGTAACAAATATTGGCCTTAATTTTCTCTTAATTCCACTAATGGGAGTCGCTGGTTCAGCGCTTGCAACTGTAATTTCAAGACTAATAACCTCTTTTTTAATGTATTTGTATCAACTTTTTTATAGAAAAGAAATAAGTCTGTCAATTTTCAAAATGTTTCAAATTGAAAGACAAATTTGAAAGCAGTTTTTTGCCCGTTTTGTCGGAATGTCGCTTGTAACTATTGCCTCTTTAATTATTTCAGTCCGCTCTGTTCTTTGATCCCAAAGTTTGCCGCCTGGTTCAATTGGAATTGACGATGGCAGTGGTTTTTATAAATTTTGGGGCATTGGATTCTTAACCATTTCAGGAATAATTCTCACAATTGCTAACATTTTTTTTACAACTTTTGCCTCAATTCAGACAAGTGTTTCAATTGTCGTTGGTCAAAATTTAGGTCAAAATAAAATTGAACTAGCCAAAAAAAACGCCGCAATGTTAAAAGGTTTTTTATTTGTTGTTTCAGTTGTTATGTCAGTTGTTGCCTTTATTATCGTTTTTGCTATCACAAAAACTGACTTGATTACAACGGGAATTAAAGAACAAGTTCAAAAAGGACTCTCTGATTATTTTAACGAAAATAATTTACCTGTTGACCAAAGTATTATTGACGCCCAAAAAGTTTTGGCCGTTGATTTTTATCTAAATCAGATTTTTATAATCTGTATAGTTATAATTTTAATTAATCCAATTTGGGTTCAAATTAATGCCTCTTTAACGATAATTAAAGCCGGCGGACGGGCTAATTTTGCCAGTTGGTGAGATTTTTTTACCGGTTTAGGCCAACTTGTTTGACAAATTCTTATAGTTTTAGTTTTTATTCCGCTGATTTCTGAGGTTCATTTAAAACTTTTTATTTCACTGACAGTTTTTTACCTTTCAGATATTCTAAAGTGAATAATTTTTGAACTAATTTATCTAAAAAGCAATTGAGCGATTAATTTGACGCTTGAAAATTCAGCCTTAAAAGAATCTATCTAA
- the greA gene encoding transcription elongation factor GreA, with protein MKKIMNDEVLLTQQKLDEIKKELEHLINVERVNVIQEIKDARSQGDLSENAEYDVAREKQGIIESKIREFEAIIAKAKIIETRSGSKRVSIGSKVTLKNLESGLVQTFQIVSSIDADPFANKISNFSPIAQVLLGQHEGDEVEVDVNEKYSVKILEVTNE; from the coding sequence ATGAAAAAAATAATGAATGATGAAGTTCTTTTAACCCAACAAAAACTTGATGAAATTAAAAAAGAACTTGAACATTTAATAAATGTTGAGCGTGTTAATGTTATTCAAGAAATTAAAGACGCTCGTTCTCAAGGCGATCTTTCTGAAAATGCCGAATATGATGTAGCCCGTGAAAAACAAGGGATAATTGAGTCAAAAATACGTGAATTTGAAGCTATTATTGCCAAGGCAAAAATAATTGAAACTCGTTCAGGATCAAAACGAGTTTCAATTGGATCAAAAGTTACCCTTAAAAATCTTGAAAGTGGTTTAGTTCAAACTTTTCAAATTGTTTCTTCAATTGACGCTGATCCTTTTGCGAATAAAATTTCCAATTTTTCACCGATTGCACAAGTTCTTTTAGGTCAACATGAAGGCGATGAAGTTGAAGTTGATGTAAATGAAAAATATTCGGTTAAAATTCTGGAAGTAACTAACGAATAA
- a CDS encoding BC85_0335 family putative methyltransferase — MPIWKIVLLITGIFALLVALVSFVWTWVKKNKLIKKYNFEHQSQNYDQWIDLKSQVTELESDIWLVESLEFVINKIRETNSKANLFVEKDGIVACLSQKNIKNSTNTVFESHLDQNSLQKNIEKLQINNLNYTSHCEAFFDFILISVEINPKNFQEFLEKVKIGGHLIWKYKKKQRRAILKMLKLHKIHFDEFFYYDFLIIQKK, encoded by the coding sequence ATGCCGATTTGAAAAATTGTTTTATTAATAACCGGGATTTTTGCACTTTTAGTTGCGTTAGTCTCCTTTGTTTGAACATGAGTCAAAAAAAATAAATTAATTAAAAAATATAATTTTGAACACCAAAGTCAAAATTATGACCAGTGAATAGATCTAAAATCACAAGTTACTGAATTAGAAAGCGATATTTGGCTCGTTGAAAGTCTTGAATTTGTTATTAATAAAATAAGGGAAACAAATTCAAAAGCAAATTTATTTGTTGAAAAAGACGGAATTGTGGCTTGTCTTAGTCAAAAAAATATTAAAAACTCGACAAATACAGTTTTTGAATCTCACCTTGATCAAAACAGTTTGCAAAAAAATATTGAAAAATTGCAAATAAACAATCTAAATTACACAAGCCATTGCGAAGCTTTTTTTGATTTTATTTTAATTTCGGTAGAAATTAACCCTAAAAATTTTCAAGAATTTTTAGAAAAGGTTAAAATTGGTGGACACTTAATTTGAAAATATAAAAAAAAGCAGCGAAGGGCAATTTTAAAAATGTTAAAATTGCATAAAATTCACTTCGATGAATTTTTTTATTATGATTTTTTGATAATTCAAAAAAAATAA